From the Pseudanabaena sp. BC1403 genome, one window contains:
- a CDS encoding glucosidase, with protein MNPEQVRLVETRNGKPWKQWGSYLSERQWGTVREDYSASGTAWDYFSHDQSRSRAYRWGEDGLAGISDDHQFLCFAIALWNGTDPIIKERLFGLTGSEGNHGEDVKEYYFYLDNTPTHSYMKYLYKYPQGAFPYEQLVKGNQQRSRNERELELLDTGVFDSDRYFDVVVEYAKNSPQDITIQISITNHAPDAQTIHLLPSLWFRNTWVWDNSKKPSLKAHSSDMIAASHEQLGQMWLYCPESKELLFTENETNYQRLFGTANSSQYVKDGINDYIVNGKASLNPQQQGTKAAAHYELAIASGETKVVRLRLSDIAPDVLVLGVEAEIVATRLREANEFYQQISPFAMTDDMRNVQRQAFAGMLWSKQYYNYLVKPWLEGDPATPTPPSERLNGRNAKWFHLESEEILSMPDKWEYPWFAAWDLAFHTIPIAMIDPDFAKRQLDVITREWFMHPNGQIPAYEWAFGDVNPPVHAWATYRVYKIEQKMYGKGDRKFLERVFQKLLLNFTWWVNRKDREGKNVFEGGFLGLDNIGVFDRSAELPTGGYIEQADGTSWMGMYCLNMLTIALELAKENHVYEDIATKFFEHFLYIADAMNKVGEKHTELWDEEDGFYYDVLNLPSGNQLKLKVRSLVGLIPLFAVQTLDPELLDQLPEFKNRMQWFITHHPELTQNVSCMETCGMQARRLLAICYRDKLQRILTKMLDESEFLGAYGIRALSKFHKDHPYIWRAKGSEYRVDYEPAESSSGLFGGNSNWRGPIWMPVNFLIIESLQKFHHFYGDSFKIEYPNGSGNLMTLNDVAAKLSQRLINIFVRDTHGDRPLNDPQKIKKSKFDTDANWKDLVLFYEYFHGDNGSGIGASHQTGWTGLVAKLIQQSSEYSDKN; from the coding sequence ATGAATCCAGAGCAAGTTAGATTAGTAGAAACTAGAAACGGAAAACCTTGGAAGCAATGGGGATCTTATCTTAGCGAGCGGCAATGGGGAACTGTTCGCGAAGACTATAGCGCTTCGGGAACTGCTTGGGACTATTTTTCTCACGATCAGTCTCGCTCGCGTGCCTATCGATGGGGAGAAGATGGGCTTGCTGGTATTTCTGACGATCATCAGTTTCTCTGCTTTGCGATCGCACTCTGGAATGGAACCGATCCGATTATTAAAGAAAGATTGTTTGGGTTAACTGGCAGCGAAGGCAATCATGGTGAAGATGTTAAGGAGTATTACTTTTATCTAGATAATACGCCCACACATTCCTACATGAAATATCTGTACAAGTATCCTCAAGGAGCTTTCCCCTACGAACAACTTGTAAAAGGGAATCAACAGCGCAGTCGAAATGAACGAGAACTTGAGTTATTGGATACAGGTGTATTTGATAGCGATCGCTACTTTGATGTGGTTGTTGAATATGCTAAAAATTCGCCGCAGGATATAACAATCCAAATCAGCATTACCAATCACGCGCCTGACGCACAGACGATTCACCTGTTACCGTCGCTGTGGTTTCGGAATACTTGGGTTTGGGACAATAGCAAGAAACCCTCACTTAAGGCTCATTCTTCAGACATGATTGCGGCAAGTCATGAGCAATTAGGGCAAATGTGGCTCTATTGTCCAGAGAGTAAAGAATTACTATTTACAGAAAATGAAACCAACTATCAGCGGCTATTTGGAACTGCAAATAGCTCTCAATATGTAAAGGATGGCATTAATGATTATATTGTCAATGGTAAAGCATCGCTAAATCCTCAGCAACAAGGCACAAAAGCTGCTGCTCATTATGAACTAGCGATCGCATCGGGTGAGACTAAAGTTGTCAGATTGCGATTGAGCGATATTGCCCCTGATGTCCTCGTTTTGGGAGTAGAAGCCGAAATTGTGGCAACGAGACTGCGCGAAGCTAATGAGTTCTATCAACAAATCTCTCCATTTGCGATGACGGATGATATGCGAAATGTCCAGAGACAAGCTTTTGCAGGAATGTTATGGAGCAAACAGTACTATAACTATCTCGTAAAACCTTGGTTAGAGGGCGATCCAGCTACACCAACTCCACCAAGCGAGCGCCTCAACGGACGAAATGCTAAATGGTTTCATTTGGAATCTGAAGAGATTCTTTCGATGCCAGACAAATGGGAATATCCTTGGTTTGCGGCTTGGGATTTGGCTTTCCATACGATTCCGATCGCGATGATTGATCCAGATTTTGCTAAACGACAACTTGACGTGATTACTCGCGAATGGTTTATGCACCCAAATGGGCAAATCCCAGCCTACGAGTGGGCTTTTGGTGATGTCAATCCTCCTGTTCATGCATGGGCGACCTATCGGGTTTATAAGATTGAGCAGAAGATGTATGGCAAAGGCGATCGTAAATTCTTAGAGCGGGTTTTTCAGAAACTTTTGTTAAACTTCACTTGGTGGGTAAATCGCAAAGATCGCGAAGGAAAAAATGTTTTTGAAGGCGGCTTTTTGGGATTAGATAACATTGGAGTATTTGATCGTAGTGCTGAACTCCCCACGGGCGGATATATTGAGCAAGCCGATGGTACTAGCTGGATGGGCATGTATTGCTTAAACATGCTAACAATCGCCTTAGAACTAGCAAAAGAGAATCACGTTTATGAAGACATTGCCACGAAATTCTTTGAGCATTTTCTCTACATTGCTGATGCAATGAACAAAGTTGGAGAGAAGCATACAGAACTCTGGGACGAGGAAGATGGCTTTTACTACGATGTTCTTAATCTACCCTCTGGTAATCAACTAAAACTAAAAGTGCGATCGCTAGTGGGGTTAATTCCTCTCTTTGCAGTACAAACATTAGATCCCGAACTACTAGATCAATTGCCCGAATTCAAAAATAGAATGCAATGGTTTATCACCCATCATCCTGAGCTAACTCAAAATGTCTCTTGCATGGAAACCTGTGGGATGCAAGCTAGAAGGTTACTTGCGATCTGCTATCGCGATAAACTCCAACGCATTTTAACCAAAATGTTAGATGAGAGTGAATTTTTAGGCGCATATGGTATTCGTGCACTCTCTAAATTCCATAAAGATCACCCCTATATTTGGAGAGCTAAAGGTAGTGAATATAGAGTCGATTACGAACCTGCTGAATCTTCAAGCGGTCTGTTTGGTGGAAATTCTAACTGGCGTGGACCAATTTGGATGCCAGTAAATTTCCTCATTATCGAATCCCTACAAAAATTCCATCATTTCTATGGTGATAGCTTTAAAATCGAGTATCCTAATGGCTCAGGAAATTTGATGACTTTAAATGATGTTGCTGCCAAGCTATCTCAACGCTTAATTAATATCTTTGTAAGAGATACGCATGGCGATCGCCCTTTAAACGATCCACAAAAAATCAAAAAATCAAAATTCGATACTGATGCTAACTGGAAAGATTTAGTGTTGTTCTATGAATATTTTCATGGTGATAATGGCTCAGGGATTGGCGCTAGTCATCAAACTGGATGGACAGGGCTGGTGGCAAAACTAATTCAACAATCAAGTGAATATTCTGATAAGAATTAA
- a CDS encoding MIP/aquaporin family protein: protein MNIIEYAIEAICLGTFMVIATIVTAIFQLPSSPIHQAIADPLLRRFFIAVVIALTAMSIVYSPFGMRSGAHLNPSVTLTFWRLKKIRTIDACFYILAQALGAISGIWFAGILLGMAIADPSVNYIATVPSSAGELGAFLVEFLLSLGMMTLILQISNHPKLSQLTGLFCGMLLVVYITIAAPISGMSMNPARSLGSAIPAQAWHGFWIYCVAPPLGMIIASEIYLRLIGKKKSRAELCCKLCPNSSTRCISPVCCQMCKL from the coding sequence ATGAATATAATCGAATATGCGATCGAGGCTATTTGTTTAGGAACATTTATGGTTATAGCAACCATAGTTACAGCCATTTTTCAGCTTCCTAGCTCTCCTATTCATCAAGCGATCGCAGATCCTCTGTTACGGCGTTTTTTTATTGCTGTAGTAATTGCATTAACTGCAATGTCGATAGTTTATTCCCCATTTGGAATGCGATCGGGCGCTCATCTGAATCCCTCTGTGACCTTGACCTTCTGGCGACTTAAAAAAATTCGCACAATAGATGCTTGCTTTTATATCTTGGCACAGGCTCTGGGCGCAATTTCAGGCATTTGGTTTGCTGGCATTTTACTCGGTATGGCGATCGCTGATCCATCGGTAAATTACATTGCTACAGTTCCCAGCTCTGCTGGTGAGTTGGGAGCTTTTTTAGTTGAGTTTTTACTCTCATTAGGAATGATGACTTTGATACTACAGATATCAAATCATCCTAAGCTATCTCAATTGACGGGTTTGTTTTGTGGCATGTTGCTGGTGGTTTATATTACGATCGCTGCACCAATTTCGGGGATGAGTATGAATCCTGCGCGATCTTTGGGTTCTGCCATACCCGCCCAAGCATGGCATGGCTTTTGGATTTATTGTGTTGCGCCTCCCCTAGGAATGATCATCGCCTCAGAAATCTATCTGCGCTTGATCGGCAAAAAGAAAAGCCGCGCCGAGTTATGCTGTAAACTTTGTCCAAATAGTTCTACTCGATGTATTAGTCCAGTTTGCTGTCAGATGTGTAAACTGTAG
- a CDS encoding clan AA aspartic protease, translating into MMQGVVNRRCEATLPLVVGNANGQRQVIDAVIDTGFNGFLTLPSSIIAALDLPWNASDIVTLGDGSETFFDLYSVTVIWDGQFREIDVAESETDPLIGMSLLYKYGLRIDAVEGGIVRVEAL; encoded by the coding sequence ATGATGCAAGGAGTTGTTAATCGGCGGTGTGAGGCAACACTTCCATTGGTTGTTGGTAATGCGAACGGGCAAAGGCAAGTTATCGATGCTGTCATTGACACAGGTTTCAATGGGTTCCTCACTTTGCCATCTTCAATCATCGCTGCTCTTGATTTACCGTGGAACGCTTCCGACATCGTGACCTTGGGTGACGGTAGCGAAACTTTCTTTGATCTGTATTCAGTAACAGTTATCTGGGATGGACAGTTTCGTGAAATTGATGTTGCTGAATCAGAGACTGACCCTTTGATTGGAATGTCACTACTCTACAAGTATGGATTGCGAATAGATGCAGTTGAAGGAGGTATCGTGAGAGTTGAAGCCCTATGA
- a CDS encoding glucose 1-dehydrogenase codes for MKLDGKVALVTGSSGGIGQGIAIRLAKEGAKVVVNYRSNPQGAEETLSAIKATGGDCMMAEGFCDNDRGYSIGADLGMVDDVRKLIDESIEHFGTLDILVNNAGIEKHADFWDVTEKDFEAVMNINFKGVFFATQSFVKHQISEGKRNGRIINISSVHEELPFPHFTAYCASKGALKMMTRNLSVELGALGITINNVAPGAIETPINKALLNDPTKLEPLLKNIPLGRLGQPEDVASVVAFLASDEARYITGSTMVVDGGLLWNYQEQ; via the coding sequence ATGAAACTAGATGGAAAAGTTGCCCTAGTCACTGGAAGCAGTGGTGGCATTGGTCAAGGTATTGCGATTCGATTGGCAAAAGAAGGCGCTAAAGTTGTGGTCAACTATCGCTCTAATCCCCAAGGCGCTGAAGAGACTTTAAGTGCTATCAAAGCAACTGGTGGAGATTGCATGATGGCTGAGGGTTTCTGTGACAACGATCGCGGCTATAGCATTGGTGCTGATTTGGGAATGGTTGATGACGTTCGTAAATTGATCGATGAAAGTATTGAGCATTTTGGAACCCTTGATATTCTGGTTAACAATGCGGGGATTGAGAAACATGCTGATTTCTGGGATGTGACCGAAAAAGATTTTGAAGCGGTGATGAATATCAATTTTAAGGGTGTTTTCTTTGCGACCCAATCTTTCGTTAAACATCAAATTAGTGAAGGCAAACGCAACGGACGCATCATCAATATTAGCTCTGTTCATGAAGAATTGCCATTTCCGCATTTTACCGCCTATTGTGCCAGCAAAGGTGCGTTGAAGATGATGACACGCAACCTTTCCGTAGAGTTGGGCGCACTTGGTATCACTATCAATAACGTCGCCCCTGGTGCGATCGAAACTCCAATTAATAAGGCACTTCTCAACGACCCGACCAAATTGGAACCATTGCTAAAAAATATTCCTTTGGGGCGATTGGGACAACCTGAAGATGTCGCTTCTGTCGTTGCTTTTTTAGCATCCGATGAGGCTAGATATATTACTGGTTCGACAATGGTGGTAGATGGTGGTCTGCTATGGAACTATCAAGAGCAGTAG
- a CDS encoding VOC family protein, protein MNLKFQNVIFAIAITATGLAVQEPFLLGQISARSPFVIAQAETNSITAVDSVGITVSDMDKAIQFYSEVLSFQKISDVEVLGSEYERLQGLFGLRLRVVKMRLGTEILELTEYLTPKGRPIPVDSHSNDRWFQHIAIAVRDMDKAYEILRKYKVQHASTAPQRIPDTNKAAAGIRAFYFKDPDGHNLEIIYFPKGKGDPKWQENKGQENSQQVFLGIDHTAIVVSNTDASLQFYRDLLGLRLAGESENFGIEQEHLNNVFGAKLRISGLRAPSGLGIEFLDYLSPSDGKPFPPDARPNDLLHWQTTLVVNDAKAIAQKLRSSRTIFISPDVIEIPYRSFGFKRGFLVRDPDGHALRIIEK, encoded by the coding sequence ATGAATCTTAAATTTCAGAATGTAATTTTTGCGATCGCTATTACTGCAACTGGGCTGGCTGTTCAAGAGCCTTTCTTATTAGGACAAATCTCGGCGCGATCGCCATTTGTAATTGCTCAAGCAGAAACAAATAGTATTACTGCTGTTGACTCTGTAGGTATTACAGTTTCAGATATGGATAAAGCCATTCAGTTTTACTCTGAAGTTTTATCCTTCCAAAAAATATCTGATGTCGAAGTCTTAGGCTCCGAATATGAACGACTCCAAGGTTTATTTGGCTTGCGTTTGAGGGTTGTAAAAATGCGGCTGGGTACGGAGATTCTGGAATTAACGGAATATCTCACGCCCAAGGGTAGACCGATTCCTGTCGATTCACATAGTAACGATCGCTGGTTTCAACATATTGCGATCGCAGTCCGCGATATGGATAAAGCCTATGAGATTCTTCGGAAATATAAAGTGCAACATGCTTCCACTGCGCCACAAAGGATTCCTGACACAAATAAAGCCGCCGCAGGAATTCGGGCTTTCTACTTTAAAGATCCTGACGGGCATAATTTAGAAATCATTTATTTTCCTAAAGGTAAAGGCGATCCCAAATGGCAAGAGAATAAGGGGCAAGAGAATTCCCAACAAGTCTTTTTAGGAATTGACCATACTGCGATCGTTGTCAGTAATACGGATGCTAGTTTGCAGTTTTATCGAGATCTTTTGGGACTCCGACTGGCAGGTGAAAGTGAAAACTTTGGCATTGAGCAAGAGCATCTTAATAATGTCTTTGGAGCAAAGTTACGCATTAGTGGCTTACGAGCGCCATCGGGTTTAGGAATTGAGTTTCTAGATTATTTGTCACCAAGCGACGGTAAGCCTTTCCCACCTGATGCGCGACCTAATGATTTACTGCATTGGCAGACGACTTTAGTTGTCAATGATGCCAAGGCGATCGCGCAAAAATTGCGAAGTTCCCGCACAATTTTTATTTCTCCCGACGTAATTGAAATACCTTACCGCTCTTTTGGGTTTAAGCGCGGATTTTTAGTTAGAGATCCCGATGGTCATGCCTTAAGGATAATTGAAAAATAA
- a CDS encoding adenylate/guanylate cyclase domain-containing protein codes for MSKISCLPDKRSIEINKSDTVLEALLANGIEHTHVCGGNAYCSTCRIMILDGVQNCSPPTSAERALAKKLDFPVHVRLACQTKVTGDVSIRRMVIDNEDIDILEGQLATGAVNSDRNVALLVATIRGATNFDEVNFHYDIVYIMSRYFHRVQKVVGQYGGVIPNVMGVRVMAVFGFEKNSSLAAERAVWAGLELLKTIAELNVFLKKLSYNPLNVSIGIHYGAAVLIPIDPSKPNVLTPLGDIVNSVGRIEAANQEVGSDLLISESVYNQVKDKAIINRNGNFSLGKTEFKVYEVTGMQGNPPKVAKAQESTAPVPKRFMSFLQKFLSK; via the coding sequence ATGTCAAAAATTAGTTGTCTCCCTGATAAACGTTCCATAGAAATCAACAAATCCGATACGGTTTTAGAGGCTTTATTAGCAAATGGAATCGAGCATACCCATGTCTGCGGTGGAAATGCCTATTGTTCCACTTGTCGAATCATGATTTTAGATGGAGTGCAAAATTGTAGTCCCCCAACTAGCGCTGAAAGAGCTTTAGCTAAAAAACTGGATTTCCCTGTTCATGTTCGTCTTGCTTGCCAAACTAAGGTTACGGGAGATGTTTCGATTCGCCGCATGGTGATTGACAATGAGGACATTGATATTCTCGAAGGTCAGCTTGCTACTGGTGCTGTAAATAGCGATCGCAATGTAGCTTTGCTAGTTGCCACAATTCGCGGAGCGACTAATTTTGATGAGGTGAACTTTCACTACGATATTGTCTATATCATGAGTCGCTATTTTCATCGAGTTCAGAAAGTCGTGGGTCAATACGGTGGGGTTATTCCTAACGTCATGGGCGTAAGAGTTATGGCAGTATTTGGATTTGAGAAAAACAGTAGTTTAGCCGCAGAGAGAGCGGTATGGGCGGGTTTAGAATTGCTTAAAACCATAGCGGAATTGAATGTTTTCTTAAAGAAGTTATCTTACAATCCGCTAAATGTGAGCATTGGTATTCATTATGGTGCAGCTGTTTTAATTCCGATAGATCCCAGCAAGCCCAATGTTCTTACGCCTTTGGGTGATATTGTGAATTCAGTCGGTCGAATTGAAGCTGCCAATCAAGAAGTTGGGAGTGATTTGTTGATTTCAGAATCAGTCTACAACCAAGTCAAAGACAAAGCGATTATCAATCGTAACGGTAATTTCAGCCTAGGTAAAACCGAGTTTAAGGTCTATGAAGTCACTGGTATGCAGGGAAATCCTCCTAAGGTAGCGAAAGCGCAAGAATCTACTGCTCCTGTACCTAAGAGATTCATGTCTTTTCTCCAGAAGTTCTTGTCTAAATAA